The Paenibacillus sp. YPG26 genome includes a window with the following:
- the hemH gene encoding ferrochelatase produces the protein MNNKIGVLVMSYGTPESLEQVEAYYTHIRRGNPPAEDQLKELKDRYEAIVGGVFPLRANTDNQVAALQETLNRAAEGLGVQFVCYQGLKHAAPFIEDGVDQMAKDGITRAVGIVLAPHYSVMSVGSYIKRAEEKAAEHKIKFSFVQSYHLHPKLIQALAQRVSRKLDQFEEAGAERDKVKVLFSAHSLPEKILEMGDPYQDQLLETSTEVAEQCGVTNWQFTWQSAGRTATPWLGPDILDTLRDLSIEQVEDVLVAPVGFVSDHLEVLYDLDIEAQAVAGELDMRLMRTDSLNTDPLYMETLSDVIIKAWEEE, from the coding sequence GTGAACAACAAAATCGGCGTACTCGTCATGTCTTATGGAACACCCGAAAGCCTGGAACAGGTAGAAGCTTATTATACCCATATTCGCCGGGGCAACCCGCCTGCCGAGGATCAGCTGAAGGAACTCAAAGACCGTTATGAAGCTATCGTGGGCGGGGTCTTCCCGCTAAGAGCGAACACGGATAATCAGGTTGCCGCCCTGCAGGAGACATTGAACCGGGCTGCGGAAGGCCTTGGAGTACAGTTCGTCTGTTATCAAGGTCTCAAGCATGCCGCCCCATTCATCGAGGATGGGGTCGATCAGATGGCCAAGGATGGTATCACCCGCGCGGTGGGCATTGTGCTGGCCCCGCACTATTCGGTCATGAGTGTAGGCAGTTATATCAAGCGTGCGGAGGAGAAGGCGGCTGAGCATAAGATCAAGTTCTCTTTCGTCCAGAGCTATCATCTGCATCCCAAGCTGATTCAGGCCCTGGCACAGCGGGTAAGCCGCAAGCTCGATCAATTCGAGGAAGCGGGAGCCGAGCGGGATAAGGTCAAGGTTCTCTTCAGCGCGCACAGCCTGCCCGAGAAGATCCTGGAGATGGGGGACCCTTACCAGGATCAGCTCCTCGAGACATCCACAGAAGTTGCGGAGCAGTGCGGGGTAACGAACTGGCAGTTCACATGGCAGAGTGCGGGCCGGACCGCGACTCCTTGGCTTGGGCCTGATATCTTGGATACACTAAGAGATCTAAGCATTGAGCAAGTAGAGGATGTGCTTGTGGCTCCGGTCGGATTCGTATCGGACCATCTGGAAGTTCTGTACGATCTGGATATCGAAGCCCAGGCAGTGGCCGGTGAGCTGGATATGAGACTGATGCGTACGGATTCGCTTAACACCGATCCTTTGTATATGGAGACGCTTAGCGACGTCATTATCAAAGCATGGGAAGAGGAATGA
- the hemE gene encoding uroporphyrinogen decarboxylase, which produces MTYNDRFIRACLKQEVDQLPVWYMRQAGRYDPEYRAIKENYSLLEICRQPELAAEVTLMPVRKLGVDAAILYSDIMNPVASIGIDFDIVKDVGPVIDNPIRTAEDIERLRPIDVEKDLSHILETIRILDRELNVPLITFAGAPFTIASYLIEGRPSKNYIRTKSMMYNEPKLWHRLMDKLGDMIIEYLKHHVKNGGKAFQVFDSWVGALSPKDFEVYVLPTITRIFAELETLSVPKIYFPGVSSGELLPTLTGIKADVIGLDWRVSINEGRRRTGGGFAVQGNLDPFVLTAPMDVIKSYAKEIIDEGIQSPGFVFNLGHGLFPEASLDKLRELTEYVHDYSAEALRKLGAGLPS; this is translated from the coding sequence ATGACATATAATGACCGGTTTATCCGTGCTTGTCTTAAGCAGGAGGTTGATCAGCTGCCCGTATGGTATATGCGGCAGGCTGGCAGGTACGATCCGGAATACCGCGCAATCAAAGAGAATTACAGCCTTCTTGAAATATGCCGGCAGCCCGAGCTGGCTGCAGAAGTTACTTTAATGCCAGTTCGCAAGCTGGGCGTGGATGCGGCTATTTTGTACTCGGATATTATGAATCCGGTTGCTTCCATTGGTATTGATTTCGATATTGTGAAGGACGTCGGACCGGTTATCGACAATCCGATCCGGACTGCTGAAGATATTGAACGTCTTCGTCCTATAGATGTGGAGAAGGATCTTTCGCATATCCTGGAGACCATCCGAATCTTGGACCGGGAGCTTAATGTCCCTTTGATTACCTTCGCGGGCGCGCCCTTCACCATTGCGAGTTACTTGATTGAAGGCCGTCCTTCCAAGAATTACATCCGCACCAAGAGCATGATGTATAACGAACCCAAGCTGTGGCACCGCCTGATGGACAAGCTCGGGGATATGATTATTGAATATTTGAAGCACCATGTGAAGAATGGAGGCAAGGCGTTCCAGGTGTTTGACAGCTGGGTAGGCGCGCTCTCCCCAAAAGATTTTGAAGTCTATGTGCTGCCGACGATCACACGTATTTTTGCCGAGCTTGAGACGCTTAGTGTACCCAAAATATATTTCCCTGGGGTCAGCTCAGGAGAACTGCTGCCTACGCTTACGGGCATCAAGGCTGACGTAATCGGACTTGACTGGCGGGTATCCATTAACGAAGGCCGCCGGCGTACAGGGGGAGGCTTTGCGGTTCAAGGAAATCTGGATCCGTTTGTGTTAACGGCACCGATGGATGTCATCAAGTCATACGCCAAGGAAATTATCGACGAAGGGATCCAGTCCCCTGGATTTGTATTTAATTTGGGACATGGATTGTTCCCGGAAGCTTCTCTGGACAAGCTTCGCGAGCTGACTGAATATGTGCATGACTACTCTGCCGAAGCACTCCGGAAGCTGGGTGCAGGCCTGCCTTCTTGA
- a CDS encoding MFS transporter, whose product MIKILRNRGPLPTWKVNLIVLWFGQFLVNAGMTMVTPFLPLYLSEDLGVQGAKALGLWSGLIFAANFATSFIFQPLWGKLADRYGRKIMLLRSGFGMSIVIALMGAATAPWQLLGLRLLNGTISGFNPAAISLISGTTPKDRMGYAMGISQSGVVAGTILGPLIGGLLADWVGYRPIFYITGALLLVASLLALFLVREKFDREEASHTPQISVLAGFRELNKTPQLTALFAVTFLLQFAMLSPMSVLTLYVEELHGSVVNLSFWAGFVSAVTGLSNMITSPILGKFSDKVGAHRILTFALIGTAVTLIPQAFVQSVWQLAIIRFLMGICMGGLLPSVNALIRSYTPDGMESRAFGFNSSTLALGNMMGASIGGFLSGYIGIEGIFIISGVLLLVNTVWVRAKLYAHRDTPSFQ is encoded by the coding sequence ATGATCAAAATCCTTAGAAACAGAGGCCCTCTGCCCACCTGGAAAGTGAATCTCATCGTGCTGTGGTTCGGCCAATTTCTAGTTAATGCGGGGATGACTATGGTCACCCCTTTCCTCCCGCTGTACCTGTCCGAGGATCTCGGAGTACAGGGGGCAAAAGCGCTTGGATTGTGGTCTGGACTTATATTCGCGGCTAACTTCGCTACTTCTTTTATCTTCCAGCCTTTATGGGGGAAGCTGGCCGACCGGTATGGACGTAAAATCATGCTGCTGCGCTCCGGCTTCGGGATGTCAATCGTCATCGCCCTGATGGGGGCTGCTACTGCTCCCTGGCAGCTGCTGGGCCTCCGGCTCCTGAACGGTACCATCTCCGGCTTCAACCCAGCGGCCATCTCGCTCATCTCGGGCACAACGCCCAAAGACCGCATGGGCTATGCCATGGGAATTTCACAGTCCGGCGTTGTTGCAGGCACAATCCTGGGACCCTTAATCGGGGGACTGCTGGCAGATTGGGTCGGCTACCGGCCTATCTTTTATATCACAGGGGCATTGCTTCTTGTAGCTTCACTGCTCGCCCTGTTCCTGGTGCGTGAGAAATTTGACCGGGAAGAAGCCTCCCATACTCCGCAGATCTCTGTGCTTGCGGGCTTCCGGGAGTTGAACAAAACCCCTCAGCTGACCGCCCTGTTCGCCGTGACCTTTCTGCTTCAGTTCGCTATGCTCAGTCCGATGTCCGTCCTGACTCTATATGTGGAGGAGCTTCACGGGAGTGTCGTGAATTTATCATTCTGGGCGGGCTTTGTCAGCGCCGTTACCGGCTTGTCTAATATGATCACTTCGCCAATTCTCGGCAAATTCAGTGACAAGGTCGGCGCACATCGTATTCTGACTTTCGCGCTCATAGGCACGGCGGTTACGCTGATTCCCCAGGCCTTCGTCCAATCGGTCTGGCAGCTCGCTATCATCCGCTTCCTCATGGGCATCTGCATGGGCGGGCTGCTTCCCAGTGTAAATGCGCTGATCCGGTCCTACACACCGGATGGCATGGAGAGCCGCGCCTTCGGGTTCAACAGCAGCACACTTGCGCTGGGCAATATGATGGGGGCCTCTATCGGGGGCTTCTTGTCGGGGTATATCGGAATCGAAGGCATCTTCATCATCTCCGGTGTCCTGCTGCTGGTCAATACCGTCTGGGTAAGGGCCAAGCTGTATGCGCACCGGGATACGCCTTCGTTCCAGTAG
- the hemG gene encoding protoporphyrinogen oxidase, with translation MSDSDSSRNIVIIGGGLTGLSAAFYIRKFYREKGVPVQITILEKGKSMGGKIETLHRDGFVIEKGPDSFLARKTAMIDLAKELELDHELVSMNPGAKKTYIVKRGVLHPMPSGLVLGIPTELGPFMKSGLVSWGGKIRALMDLVIPARKSTGDESLGNFIERRLGAEVLTNVTEPLLAGIYAGDTYKLSLQSTFPQFGEVERVHGSLMRGMMTGRKPVETHTGTKRSAFLTFRQGLQSLVHGLVHELHDVDQRLETEVLEIRQGSSRAYEVDIAEGGVLHADQIVVTTPAFSAAKLLEPFVDVIALTAINYVSVANVVVAFDKKDLQGIQDASGFLVPRAEGRNITACTWTSTKWLHTSPDDKVLLRCYVGRSGDEQNVQLPDDSLTELVLKDLRELMGITATPLFSEITRLPKSMPQYPVGHLQQIAGLREELKSKAPGLYVTGAAFEGVGLPDCIKQAKELAKIMTEERVH, from the coding sequence ATGAGTGATTCAGATTCATCTAGAAACATAGTCATCATCGGAGGAGGACTTACCGGGCTGAGTGCGGCATTTTATATCCGGAAGTTCTACAGAGAGAAAGGGGTTCCTGTCCAAATCACGATTCTGGAGAAGGGGAAGTCGATGGGCGGCAAAATCGAGACTCTTCACCGGGACGGCTTCGTCATTGAGAAGGGACCGGACTCCTTCCTCGCCCGCAAGACGGCGATGATTGATCTGGCCAAGGAACTGGAGCTGGATCATGAGCTCGTTTCTATGAATCCTGGCGCCAAGAAGACTTATATAGTCAAGCGCGGTGTGCTTCACCCTATGCCTTCAGGACTTGTGCTGGGTATTCCTACCGAGCTGGGTCCTTTTATGAAGAGTGGACTTGTCTCCTGGGGCGGGAAAATACGCGCGTTAATGGACCTCGTAATTCCTGCGCGTAAAAGCACAGGGGACGAGTCACTCGGAAATTTCATTGAACGCAGGCTGGGTGCGGAAGTGCTGACAAATGTAACGGAGCCTCTTCTTGCAGGAATCTATGCGGGAGATACGTACAAGTTAAGCCTGCAGTCTACATTTCCACAGTTCGGTGAAGTCGAACGGGTGCACGGCAGCTTGATGCGGGGGATGATGACAGGCAGGAAGCCGGTGGAGACGCATACAGGCACCAAACGAAGTGCTTTTCTCACCTTCCGGCAGGGATTACAGAGTCTGGTGCATGGGCTTGTGCATGAGCTGCATGACGTGGATCAGCGGTTGGAGACCGAGGTTTTGGAAATACGCCAAGGAAGCAGCCGGGCCTATGAGGTTGATATAGCTGAAGGAGGCGTGCTTCACGCCGATCAGATTGTGGTTACCACACCGGCATTCAGCGCCGCGAAGCTGCTTGAGCCTTTCGTGGATGTGATCGCACTGACAGCTATCAACTATGTATCGGTTGCTAACGTGGTTGTAGCATTTGACAAGAAGGACCTCCAGGGAATTCAGGATGCTTCCGGATTCCTGGTTCCACGGGCGGAAGGACGGAATATTACCGCATGTACCTGGACTTCAACCAAATGGCTGCATACCAGTCCGGACGACAAGGTGCTGCTTCGCTGTTATGTTGGCCGCTCGGGGGATGAGCAGAATGTTCAGCTGCCCGATGATTCGCTTACGGAGCTCGTCCTGAAGGATCTGCGGGAACTCATGGGAATCACGGCTACGCCTCTATTCTCGGAGATCACCCGGCTGCCGAAGTCGATGCCGCAGTATCCGGTTGGCCATCTGCAGCAGATTGCCGGCTTGCGTGAAGAGCTTAAATCTAAGGCGCCAGGTCTATATGTTACCGGAGCGGCATTTGAAGGCGTCGGTCTGCCCGACTGCATCAAGCAGGCCAAAGAGCTCGCGAAGATCATGACCGAAGAGCGTGTGCATTAA